The segment CGGTCAACAGTTTCTGGTTTCCAACCTGGCCTCTACCGAGAAGAACCCGCACGAGGTCCTGGAAAGCGATGAATTGAAGCGGTCGATCATGGCCGCGCTGGATACCCTGTCGGAGCGGCACAGGACCGTTGTCGTGCTGTTCGACCTGGAAGGCCTCTCCCACAGGCAGATTGCGGAGATCCTCCAGTGTCCCGAGGGTACGGTGATGTCCCGGCTGCATCACGGACGGCTCAAGTTGAAGCGCGTGTTGTCCAAGCGCCTGGCCGGATACCTTGATCTTTAGGAACGCGCCATGAACTGCAACCAGATAAAGAAGCGGCTTACACGGTACCTGGAGCGCATGTGCGACAACGAGGAAGTCGCCGAGATAGCGCGCCATATCGAGTCCTGCCCCGATTGCGCGCGGGAACTGCGCGGATTGCAGTCCGTCCGCGGCATGTTGCGTTGCTGCCGCGCGGAGAAACCCGCGCCTGTTGCGGTTGCGGAAGTTCAGACCGCGGTGCTCGAGCGCACAACGCACGCCCACATGGTGCCGGGCATGCAGGGAAAGGACGCGCCGGCTCGCGAGCAGCCCGGCCGGTTCATCGCAGCGGCGGCCGTGCTGTTGCTGGTGGCCGGAGGGCTTATCTGGCAGTCGATCCAGCCGGTCGAGC is part of the Gemmatimonadota bacterium genome and harbors:
- a CDS encoding zf-HC2 domain-containing protein, with amino-acid sequence MNCNQIKKRLTRYLERMCDNEEVAEIARHIESCPDCARELRGLQSVRGMLRCCRAEKPAPVAVAEVQTAVLERTTHAHMVPGMQGKDAPAREQPGRFIAAAAVLLLVAGGLIWQSIQPVEPPSVQRTLLDDDMFFILQEHALIEDQSVFTSGTLGSVMVNYKE